The Polyangium mundeleinium genome contains the following window.
CCCGCGCAGGTGCTCACCTGGGAGCTCGGCGTCTACGTGTACGAGGAGGGCGAGGCGAATGCGCTCGGGGAGGCGCTCAGGGCAAGCTGGTTGGCGGGGGAATGAGGGGGCCGCGCGTCTCCGCGCCGCCCCCCAGGGCCCCTCAATGCACCCGCATTCCGGGTTTCGCCCCGCTATCGGCCGACAGGACGAACACGCTCTCCCCGTCGCCCGCGGCGAGCACCATTCCCTCGCTCATCCCGAACTTCATCTGCCGCGGCGCCAGGTTCGCGCACACGATCACGAGCCGGCCGAGGAGATCCTTCGGATCGTAATACGCCTTGATCCCCGCGAACACCTGCCGCGTCGTGTCGCCGCCGAGCGAGACCGTGAGCTTGAGCAGCTTCTTCGCCCCCGGCACGCCCTCGGCCGCGATGATCCGCGCCACGCGCATGTCGACCTTCGTGAAATCGTCGATCGAACACTGCGGCGCGAGCGGCTCCTTCGCGAGCGCGTCGCCGGCATCCTCGTACTTCGCCGGGGCCGCCTCCGCCGCGCCCGCCTCCGGGGCCGCGGAGGCCTTCGGCGCCTCGCCCGGCTCCCCCGCGCGGCTCGCTTCGATCATCTTGTGCACGGCCTCCACCTCCATTCGCTTCATCAAATGCTGGTACGGCGCCACGGGCGTGCCCACGAGCGGCTTTTGCGCGAGGTCGAGCCGATCCATCGGGCTGTTCAGGAGCGCGCCCGACTCCGCCGCGAGCTTCGGCAAAACGGGGGCCAGGTACAGCACGATCTGCCGGTACAGGTTCAGCGCCACCGTGCACGCATTCTGCACGTCCTGCTCTTTGCCCGCCTGCTTGGCGAGCGCCCACGGCGCCACCCGATCCACGTATTCGTTCGCCCGATCCGCGAGGCCCACGATGATCCGGATCGCCCGCGCGAAATCGAACGCCGCGTACGCCTCGCTGATCTCCGCGCCCGCCTTCGCCGCCGCCTCGAAGAGACCGCCGTCGTCCGGGTAACTCGCGGAAAGCCCCGTCTTCGCCACGAAGCGGGACGAGCGGCTCGCGAGGTTCACGATCTTGTTCACGAGCTCCGCGTTCACCTTCTGGACGAACTCGTCGACGTTGAGATCGAAGTCCTCCACGCGCGCGCCGAGCTTGCTCGCGTAGTAATACCGGAGGTACGAGGGGTCGAGGTGGTCGAGGTACGTCCGTGCCATGACGAACGTGCCCTTCGTCTTCGACATCTTCTCGCCGTTCACCGTCAAGAAGCCGTGCACCTGCACGCGGGAAGGCAACGAATACCCCGCGCTCTTCAGCATCGAGGGCCAGAACAGCGTGTGGAAATAGACGATGTCCTTGCCGATGACGTGCACGATCTCGGTCTTGTCCGAGCGCCACCAGTCATCCATGCGCTCGCCGTTCTTGTCGCACCACTCGCGCGTGGTGCCCATGTATCCGATCGGCGCGTCGAACCAGACGTACCAGTAATGCCCCGGCGCGTCCGGGATCTCGAAGCCGAAGTAGGGCGCGGGGCGCGAGACGTCCCAGTCGCGCAGCGGCTCGGCGAGGAAATGGCCCGCGAGGTAGTTCGCGATCTCCTTCGGCATGCGGCCCTCGGCCGCCGTCCATTCCGTCAGGAAGGCGTGGTCGGGCTCGATCGCGACGAACAGGTGCTCGGCGCTCTTGAGCTCCGGCCGCGCGCCCGAGAGCGTGCTCTTCGGATCGACGAGCTCGGTCGCGCTGTACGTCGAGCCGCACTTGTCGCAGTTGTCGCCGTACTGATCGGGCGCGCCGCAGCGCGGGCAGGTGCCCCTGACGAACCTGTCGGCGAGGAACGTGCCCGCCTGCGGGTCGAAGAGCTGCGTGACGTCGCGCTTCGCGACCCGCCCGTTCTTCCGGAGCGAGGCCCAGATCTCGTGACAGACCTCGCGCGTCGCGGCCGAGTTCGTGCTGCCGTAGTGATCGAACTGGATCATGAAGTCGGCGAAGTCGCGCTGGTGCGCGCCGCTCATGTCGGCGATCACCGCCTCCTCCGAGCGCCCCTCCTTGCGCGCGCGGATCATGATCGACGTGCCGTGCGTGTCGTCCGCGCAGATGTAGACGCAGCGGCGTCCGGCCATGCGCTGGTACCGCACGAAGATGTCCGTCTGCGTGTACTCGAGCATGTGGCCAAGGTGAATGTGGCCGTTGGCGTAAGGGAGCGCGCTGGTGACGAGCAAGGAGTTTGAGGGCGTAGCTCCGCTTGTCGGAGCGGAGCCCCCATCGTTCGAAGGCTTCATGGCGGGCGCAATGTGCACCATCACGCGGACAAATGCCAAGCCCCGACCTGCAAGCGCGCAGCTCGTCGGTCCGTCCGCGTCAGAGGGACATCACAGGTAGAGGCTCTTGCGCGCGGCGCGCCCCTCGTCGAGCAGCTCGGCGATCCGCGCCTTCACCGCATCCACCTTCGGCTGCACCTCGGCGTCTTCCTCGTTGCCCGTGCCCTCGAACCACATCGGCTCGCCGAACCAGATCGAGCAGCGGGCCGGCAGGGGCAAGGGCAGGACCGTCGGCGTGATCGGGAAGTACGGGATGTTGAAGGCGCGGGCGAGCGGCTTGATGTCGAAGAACGCCGGGCACGCCTCCTCGCCGCCGACGAACGCGAAGGGCGTGATGGGAGCACGTGTCTTCATCGCGAGGCGCACGAAGCCGGTCCCGAAGTCGAGCAGCTTGTACCGATCCTTCCAGAGCTTGCCGCTGCCACGCGCGCCCTCCGGGAAGACCATGATGAGCTCGTCGTCCGCGAGCAGGCGCTCGCAGTTCTCGGGCAGGCCCGTGACCTGGCCGGCGCGCGTCAGCCACACGTTCACGAGCGGCAGGCGCTGGAAGACCTTCTCGATCATCGCCTTCACCGCCCGCGGCGGACGCGCGTCGAGCATCATCGCCGTCGCCACCATCATGCCGTCGTAGGCGAGCTGCGACGAGTGGTTGCCGATGAGCAGCCCCTTTCCTTGCGGCACGCGGTCGATCCCGTGC
Protein-coding sequences here:
- a CDS encoding lysophospholipid acyltransferase family protein is translated as MRSLDGLFEALDRQIPRELAEIVDTVSPSVNTLGFDKWGFSTATAKRTLYVAAWFYRHYFRVEVHGIDRVPQGKGLLIGNHSSQLAYDGMMVATAMMLDARPPRAVKAMIEKVFQRLPLVNVWLTRAGQVTGLPENCERLLADDELIMVFPEGARGSGKLWKDRYKLLDFGTGFVRLAMKTRAPITPFAFVGGEEACPAFFDIKPLARAFNIPYFPITPTVLPLPLPARCSIWFGEPMWFEGTGNEEDAEVQPKVDAVKARIAELLDEGRAARKSLYL
- the metG gene encoding methionine--tRNA ligase → MKPSNDGGSAPTSGATPSNSLLVTSALPYANGHIHLGHMLEYTQTDIFVRYQRMAGRRCVYICADDTHGTSIMIRARKEGRSEEAVIADMSGAHQRDFADFMIQFDHYGSTNSAATREVCHEIWASLRKNGRVAKRDVTQLFDPQAGTFLADRFVRGTCPRCGAPDQYGDNCDKCGSTYSATELVDPKSTLSGARPELKSAEHLFVAIEPDHAFLTEWTAAEGRMPKEIANYLAGHFLAEPLRDWDVSRPAPYFGFEIPDAPGHYWYVWFDAPIGYMGTTREWCDKNGERMDDWWRSDKTEIVHVIGKDIVYFHTLFWPSMLKSAGYSLPSRVQVHGFLTVNGEKMSKTKGTFVMARTYLDHLDPSYLRYYYASKLGARVEDFDLNVDEFVQKVNAELVNKIVNLASRSSRFVAKTGLSASYPDDGGLFEAAAKAGAEISEAYAAFDFARAIRIIVGLADRANEYVDRVAPWALAKQAGKEQDVQNACTVALNLYRQIVLYLAPVLPKLAAESGALLNSPMDRLDLAQKPLVGTPVAPYQHLMKRMEVEAVHKMIEASRAGEPGEAPKASAAPEAGAAEAAPAKYEDAGDALAKEPLAPQCSIDDFTKVDMRVARIIAAEGVPGAKKLLKLTVSLGGDTTRQVFAGIKAYYDPKDLLGRLVIVCANLAPRQMKFGMSEGMVLAAGDGESVFVLSADSGAKPGMRVH